GGAATATACCAGTTGAGAGCTGTTCAATTATATGGTCTTTGACTTTATCAGCGTTCCTCTCTTCCCCCTTGACCTTAGTATAAAGTTCATCAACATCCTTTTCGGATTTCCTTTTGAATGCTTGTACTAGGCTCACAGTAGCCTTTGAAGCATCATATATATGGTTGAGGTGCTCTAACTCCATTGCAAGGATTGACTCCTCTCTTCGTTTACTGATCCAAGACCAGGTACTGACCAATTTAAAACTACCTCCAATTCTAAACTATATATAACAAACTATATATCCCCGCGGCAAGCCCCGCGGCGATTGGAAGGGTAAAGACCCATCCTGCAATGATTAATCCAACCATCTTCCAGTCAACGCCGGAAAAGCCTTTCTCCTTAGCCATACCTACTCCTATCACTGAGGAGACGCTGGCATGGGTAGTTGATACAGGCATTCCCATGAGAGTGAAAAGATATACTACACTAGCATTAGCGAGCTCTGCAGCAGTACCTGAGACATAGTCAAGTCTTGTTATTTTGAACCCTATTGTCATGATAACCCTGTAACCCCATAGTAAAGCTCCAGCCATTATTCCGAAACCGCCAAGTACAGCGAGGAGATGCATTGTTTTTTGATCTGGAACTCCGAATGTAGATGAGACCACTGATACGTATACACCAGTAGCATTACCAACATCGTTAGCCCCATAAGCATATGCGCTGAATGCCATTGTACCTATTAGCAGGACTCTGAATATGCTTATAGCATTATATTTTCTTGAAAGCAGATTGCTTGACCATAAGAAGCAGATATAGAGAATTGATGCGAGAATCATTGCTCCCAGCGGGCTTGTTACCCAGCTGAGAATAACTTCACCGACAACATTCCATTCTATTTTAGGTGCTATACCAAGAAGATAGCCATGCATCAGGCCTACTCCAACAATGGCACCTACTGTCGAGTGCGTTGTTGAAACGGGTAATCCTTTCCTAGTCGCTATTGTAACCCATAATCCGGCTCCTAGTGAGGCGCTGATAGCCATTATAGGATCAATATCCTTGACTACTCCTTTGCCTAATGTTTTTATCACATGGTACCCTTGAAAGTATGCTCCAAGGAATGCGAATAAAGTGAAGAGTACCACTGTTTTCTTTAAGGACAATGCACCAGAACCTATTACCATATTAGTAGGGTTTGCAGCATCATTACCACCTAGATTAAAAGCCATATAGAAGGCTAGTATCAATCCTATACCAACTAGGATTTCTGGGTTGATGTTCCCGACAGTCAAACTGTTTCTTCCCAATTCCAAGGTTCCATTTAGCGTTATAGAAAAATTTTCTTGTAAGATATCTCTTGAATCGTATTTAATACCTTAAGTTATACAATTAAAATCTACTAGAGATCATCGGGACGATTGACTTATTGTTTTTATTATAGCAATAATAACAAGCTTGAACGAGAGAGTCTTATATTCTATTATATTCCTGGGGTGTGTAATACTTGGGTTTGCCCATAGAGTATTACCGGGTTAAGATGGTTGAAAAGATAAGGCTCCCCCCTAGAGAAGAGCGTCATAAGCACCTGATCGAAGCCGGCTGGAACGTGTTTCGTTTAAGAA
This window of the Candidatus Tiamatella incendiivivens genome carries:
- a CDS encoding inorganic phosphate transporter, whose amino-acid sequence is MGRNSLTVGNINPEILVGIGLILAFYMAFNLGGNDAANPTNMVIGSGALSLKKTVVLFTLFAFLGAYFQGYHVIKTLGKGVVKDIDPIMAISASLGAGLWVTIATRKGLPVSTTHSTVGAIVGVGLMHGYLLGIAPKIEWNVVGEVILSWVTSPLGAMILASILYICFLWSSNLLSRKYNAISIFRVLLIGTMAFSAYAYGANDVGNATGVYVSVVSSTFGVPDQKTMHLLAVLGGFGIMAGALLWGYRVIMTIGFKITRLDYVSGTAAELANASVVYLFTLMGMPVSTTHASVSSVIGVGMAKEKGFSGVDWKMVGLIIAGWVFTLPIAAGLAAGIYSLLYIV